A region from the Metarhizium brunneum chromosome 7, complete sequence genome encodes:
- the MIOX1 gene encoding Inositol oxygenase 1 produces the protein MAPSAIVEFPPATHDGQVLESLSDAIDDVNCIKYDSEAKFDSEKDKSQFRQYEDACDRVKNFYREQHKKQTVAYNLAARNRFNSASRVRPEMTVWQAIEKLNTLIDESDPDTTLSQIEHLLQSAEAIRRDGKPRWMQLTGLIHDLGKLMLFFPELETQGQWDVVGDTFPVGCAFDKRIILPETFEANPDTKDPIYNTKFGIYSPGCGLDNIMLSWGHDEYLYHVVKDQSTLPDEALAMIRYHSFYPWHREGAYRELMCKKDHAMLKAVQAFNPYDLYSKSDNVPSVEELKPYYMDLINEFFPQKLIKW, from the coding sequence ATGGCCCCCTCAGCCATCGTCGAATTTCCACCTGCCACccatgatggccaagtcCTTGAGAGCCTGTCCGATGCCATCGATGATGTGAACTGCATCAAATACGACTCTGAGGCCAAGTTTGACAGCGAGAAGGACAAGTCTCAGTTCCGTCAGTACGAAGATGCCTGCGATCGCGTCAAGAACTTCTACAGAGAGCAGCACAAGAAGCAGACTGTTGCTTATAACCTGGCTGCTCGCAACCGTTTCAACAGCGCTTCCCGAGTTCGACCTGAAATGACCGTCTGGCAGGCTATCGAGAAGCTCAACACTCTGATCGATGAGTCCGACCCCGATACCACCCTCTCTCAAATTGAGCATCTCCTCCAGTCTGCGGAGGCCATTCGCCGCGACGGCAAGCCTCGTTGGATGCAGCTGACCGGTCTCATCCATGACTTGGGTAAGCTGATGCTTTTCTTTCCCGAGCTTGAGACCCAAGGTCAGTGGGATGTAGTTGGAGACACATTCCCGGTTGGCTGTGCTTTCGATAAGCGCATCATTTTGCCCGAGACTTTTGAGGCCAACCCCGATACCAAGGATCCCATCTACAACACCAAGTTCGGCATCTACTCTCCCGGGTGCGGCCTTGACAACATCATGCTCAGCTGGGGCCACGACGAATATCTCTATCACGTGGTCAAGGATCAGTCTACTCTGCCTGATGAGGCTCTCGCCATGATTCGCTATCACTCGTTTTATCCTTGGCACAGAGAGGGCGCCTATCGTGAGCTTATGTGCAAGAAAGACCACGCTATGCTCAAGGCCGTACAAGCTTTCAACCCTTATGACCTTTACAGCAAGAGCGACAATGTCCCTTCTGTCGAAGAGCTTAAGCCTTACTACATGGACTTGATTAATGAGTTCTTCCCTCAGAAGCTCATCAAATGGTAG
- the OLA1 gene encoding Obg-like ATPase 1 translates to MPPKKVVQEEKIPLGRPGNNLKSGIVGLANVGKSTLFQAITKCNLGNPANFPYATIDPEEARVIVPDARFDWLCEKYKPKSQVPANLTVYDIAGLTRGSSTGAGLGNAFLSHIRAVDAIFQVVRCFDDAEIIHIEGDVNPTRDLDIISEELRLKDIEFVEKALENQKKKTRMGGQSLELKKAKLEQDIIEKILAWLQDGKDVRKGVWGPKEVEVINPLFLLTAKPVVYLVNLSEKDYVRKKNKHLPKIVEWVKEHATGDPIIPISVSYEERLTRFETEDESREEQKNVGAESALPKIITQMRKTLQLGSFFTSGADEVRQWTIRTGTKAPQAAGVIHTDFEKTFIQAIVYNFDTLKELGDEAEVKAKGKMMTKGKEYVVEDGDILLIKAGAAKG, encoded by the exons GTTGGCCTTGCAAATGTTGGCAAATCCACATTATTCCAGGCCATCACAAAATGCAATTTAGGCAACCCAGCT AACTTCCCCTATGCCACCATTGATCCTGAAGAAGCTCGTGTCATTGTGCCCGACGCTAGATTTGACTGGCTGTGCGAGAAATATAAGCCCAAATCGCAGGTTCCTGCGAACTTGACGGTTTATGATATCGCTGGACTTACGCGCGGTTCATCCACCGGAGCTGGCCTCGGAAATGCCTTCTTGTCGCATATTCGCGCCGTAGATGCCATTTTCCAGGTTGTTCGATGCTTCGACGATGCTGAAATTATCCACATCGAGGGTGATGTTAACCCCACCCGAGACTTGGATATTATCAGCGAAGAGCTGAGACTCAAAGATATTGAGTTCGTTGAGAAGGCTCTGGAGAatcagaagaagaagacccGCATGGGCGGTCAAAGCCTTGAGCTCAAGAAAGCTAAGCTGGAACAAGATATCATTGAAAAGatcttggcttggctgcAGGATGGTAAGGATGTCCGCAAAGGCGTCTGGGGTCCTAAAGAG GTAGAGGTTATCAACCCTCTGTTCCTATTGACGGCTAAACCCGTGGTTTATCTCGTGAATCTATCTGAAAAGGACTATGTccgaaagaagaacaagcatCTCCCAAAGATTGTTGAGTGGGTCAAGGAACATGCCACTGGCGACCCAATTATTCCTATCTCCGTTTCTTATGAAGAGCGTTTGACGCGCTTTGAGACCGAGGACGAGTCCAGGGAGGAACAAAAGAACGTTGGGGCCGAGTCGGCGCTCCCTAAGATTATCACGCAGATGCGCAAGACTCTTCAGCTGGGTAGTTTCTTCACATCAGGGGCAGATGAAGTCCGCCAATGGACCATCCGCACTGGCACCAAAGCGCCACAGGCCGCCGGTGTCATACACACAGATTTTGAGAAGACCTTTATTCAGGCCATCGTTTACAACTTCGATACGCTGAAGGAGCTGGGTGACGAAGCTGAGGTAAAGGCGAAGGGAAAGATGATGACCAAAGGCAAGGAGTATGTTGTGGAAGATGGCGATATCCTACTTATCAAGGCTGGTGCTGCTAAGGGTTGA
- the FOLH1 gene encoding Glutamate carboxypeptidase 2 → MPSDEKTPFYDPVPPTYDEALASGSRRGYVWDPARSSIDNRDADEVEQQSLLRQPETAAGPSRQPPRGYRPPTVETDDEFSLLGSDSELDSDEEAAQIRREMQEMEVEEPSTSIGSVWSKRIGFSLSLPKWKWSWRPRLPRFRIQLPSRATEPTRNENEAETETSTDTPRQWPRMNSMALIIVFARLIALLIVLGFIYFLFATGFFSGFSTRLPGGLRFDPEDLKAFLQSNVDPMRMRASVLHYSHYAHIAGTEGDYAMAMDVESMFHRAGLESVQLDKYYVYVNYPRKDGRAVQIMDTDGKTAKWTAKLDEEERGGEAAGRQTYAFHAHSKSGDVKGPLIYANYGSPGDFQKLKDEGIDTKGAIALVRQMGTQKDVALKVKAAELAGFAGCLIYSDPAENGFVKGDVAPKGRWMPEDGVQRGSVSLKNMGVGDVLTPGWESKKEKQRMAVEDAPGLVKIPSLPLAWRDAKVLLQQLKGHGQQVPDGWKGSVPEVDEWWTGDHSSPVVRLQNEQDEIEKQPVWNVYGKILGMEQTSNSIILGNHRDSMAFGASQPHSGTAVMIELARIFGNLLSRGWRPLRTIEFMSWDAAEYNMVGSTEYVEMNLDTLRQNAYAYINLDAAITGTQFTAAGSPPLDRALIRALERVVDPFKNETLKYQWDSRKATLQGLGGGGDYVPFQDIAGTSSIDLKFEGEPVPFGSSYESFNLVEQVIDPNFIYHGLMGQVVGLLLLDLADRAIMPFDMVGYARSLNHWVHDLEYWVNKQKTAKDGASKIPFQELKDAVELVKSNAEEFEKWELEWDRSILSSGGYEANGLGTQRINYNDRMAAFEASLLDLELGGGIPNRTQFKHVVFGPQLWSTYDASFFPAIRDTVEAGDWELARLLTAKTAALLRKAATILQM, encoded by the exons ATGCCTTCCGACGAGAAGACCCCATTCTATGATCCGGTCCCTCCAACCTACGATGAGGCTTTGGCCAGTGGAAGCCGTCGCGGCTATGTCTGGGACCCTGCCAGATCATCGATAGACAATCGCGATGCCGACGAAGTTGAACAACAATCACTCCTGCGACAGCCGGAGACTGCCGCCGGACCATCGAGGCAACCACCCCGTGGATACCGGCCGCCCACGGTAGAAACCGACGATGAATTCAGTCTTTTGGGTAGTGATAGCGAGCTTGATAGCGATGAGGAGGCCGCTCAAATACGCCGGGAAATGCAAGAGATGGAAGTTGAAGAACCATCCACATCAATAGGCTCGGTATGGAGCAAGAGAATAGGTTTCTCCTTATCACTACCCAAATGGAAATGGTCCTGGAGACCGAGATTACCGAGATTCCGCATCCAACTTCCTTCACGCGCCACTGAACCGACCCGTAATGAGAACGAGGCCGAAACTGAAACTAGCACCGACACTCCACGGCAGTGGCCCAGGATGAACTCCATGGCATTGATTATAGTCTTTGCCCGGCTTATCGCACTTTTAATTGTCCTTGGCTTCATCTACTTCTTATTTGCCACTGGGTTCTTCAGCGGCTTCTCAACTCGTCTCCCAGGAGGTCTGCGCTTCGATCCGGAAGATCTCAAAGCCTTTCTACAGTCTAATGTCGACCCCATGCGTATGCGGGCTTCGGTTCTGCACTACTCGCACTATGCACATATTGCTGGCACCGAAGGAGACTATGCAATGGCCATGGATGTTGAAAGCATGTTCCATCGGGCCGGGCTCGAGTCGGTACAACTTGACAAATATTACGTTTATGTCAATTATCCACGAAAAGACGGTCGCGCCGTGCAAATCATGGATACGGATGGCAAGACGGCTAAATGGACTGCAAAgctggatgaggaagaaCGCGGCGGAGAAGCAGCTGGGCGACAGACATACGCCTTTCACGCCCATTCCAAGTCTGGCGATGTCAAGGGTCCTCTTATATATGCTAATTATGGCTCTCCAGGCGACTTTCAAAAGCTCAAAGACGAAGGAATTGATACAAAAGGAGCTATTGCCCTCGTACGACAAATGGGTACCCAAAAGGACGTGGCCCTTAAAGTCAAGGCAGCAGAGCTTGCTGGATTCGCTGGCTGCTTAATCTATAGCGATCCCGCCGAAAACGGGTTTGTCAAGGGTGACGTTGCGCCCAAGGGACGATGGATGCCTGAGGATGGTGTGCAACGGGGTTCTGTGAGCCTCAAGAACATGGGAGTCGGTGATGTTCTAACGCCTGGCTGGGaaagcaaaaaagaaaaacagaGAATGGCTGTCGAGGATGCGCCGGGTCTAGTGAAGATACCCAGCTTGCCACTTGCTTGGAGAGACGCCAAGGTTCTGCTGCAACAATTAAAGGGCCACGGACAACAGGTTCCCGATGGGTGGAAAGGCAGTGTCCCAGAAGTGGATGAGTGGTGGACAGGCGACCATTCTTCACCTGTCGTTCGTCTACAAAATGAGCAGGATGAGATCGAAAAACAGCCCGTATGGAACGTCTATGGCAAAATTTTAGGCATGGAACAAACGTCAAACTCCATCATTCTCGGCAATCATCGTGACTCCATGGCATTTGGCGCTTCCCAACCTCACTCTGGAACTGCGGTTATGATTGAGCTGGCTCGCATCTTTGGTAACCTGCTAAGCCGGGGCTGGCGTCCCCTACGTACTATTGAATTCATGTCCTGGGATGCAGCAGAATACAATATGGTCGGGTCCACCGAATACGTTGAAATGAACCTGGATACATTGCGGCAGAATGCCTACGCCTATATCAATCTAGACGCTGCGATCACAGGCACCCAATTCACAGCGGCAGGATCCCCGCCACTGGATAGAGCCCTCATTCGAGCTCTGGAACGTGTCGTAGACCCTTTCAAGAATGAGACTCTCAAATACCAGTGGGATAGCCGCAAAGCAACTCTGCAGGGCCTCGGTGGGGGAGGCGACTATGTCCCATTCCAGGATATAGCCGGTACAAGCTCGATTGACCTTAAGTTCGAGGGAGAGCCAGTGCCCTTCGGCTCCAGCTATGAAAGCTTCAATTTGGTTGAGCAGGTAATAGATCCGAACTTTATCTACCATGGACTCATGGGCCAGGTTGTTGGCCTACTGCTCCTCGACCTGGCTGACAGGGCCATCATGCCGTTCGACATGGTTGGTTATGCCCGAAGCCTCAATCACTGGGTTCATGACCTGGAATATTGGGTGAACAAGCAAAAAACTGCCAAGGACGGCGCTTCAAAGATACCTTTCCAGGAACTCAAGGATGCCGTCGAGTTGGTCAAGAGTAACGCTGAGGAGTTTGAGAAGTGGGAATTAGAATGGGATCGCTCGATTCTCAGCAGCGGCGGGTACGAAGCAAATGGTCTTGGGACCCAGCGGATCAATTATAATGACCGGATGGCTGCTTTTGAAGCTTCGCTCCTGGATTTAGAGCTCGGCGGTGGT ATTCCAAACCGTACTCAATTCAAGCACGTCGTGTTCGGCCCTCAGTTATGGTCAACTTATGACGCATCATTTTTCCCTGCTATTCGCGATACAGTAGAGGCAGGCGACTGGGAACTAGCAAGACTACTGACAGCAAAAACAGCGGCTTTATTACGAAAGGCTGCAACCATTTTACAGATGTGA
- the hmt1 gene encoding Heavy metal tolerance protein gives MELAASELDSAVPPLLYYAYPGAVFSFFLAASLYSVCTLHNLRHEWQLKAESSGQQYVVGALSVFNLTYLVQLICLVVFNSADEQWPPAEHSVVGNLSCLLVFGIQISWLSTATDLVWYPYQGAWIIALAFETTLGAFGAVQSHTRTLSRHHTVELVLTILRCALLLVLVFWASFWRCVQAVHHRSDEEHQPLLTDAANGSASGYGSTSDTEAASDEEAEYNWERREREAKEIMEKRLKEGGNWFTYAKGFMVLFPYVWPVGNRVLQLRAATVGLCLLGSNVLHLLIPRQTGIIMDSLAANKEDSSNNPWVAVAVFAGLRLAASDSGIELLRQWLWIPVQYYSRDAMTRAAYSHMIHLSADFHDSKSSSDMMLAIHGGHAVSNAIESVLLQALPMFIDMCVALIYLSVTFGPYEGFITLATGTIFFIMAGRLVAESKAASRHRVNALYQEHYVRQSGLQGWQTVSAFNQIGFEDNRHANAVTNRWLREQQYILSWYISIAFQTVVLTCGLLASAFLAVYRIQNGKASAGQFAMLLMYWSQLTSPLQFFAKLGKRMSDDFIDAERLLEIMKTKSTVENKKGARPLKFVAGNVTFDNVTFSYDGQKGVIKGISFEVSAGETVAFVGATGAGKSTLLKLLDRFYDVTDGSIKIDGQDIRDVDLFSLRDRIGIVPQNPILFDDTIMNNVRYGRITASDEEVFDACRAACIHDKIVGFTQGYETRVGERGVKLSGGELQRVAIARAILRRPDIVLLDEATSAVDTDTEQQIQLSFRRLCQGRTTFVVAHRLSTIMNADRIVVVENGEVVEQGNHSKLIVANGRYADLWSKQVFIRPRDNPDPVDLIDDRTAVVDDLASEQTATELGQSEGTDSDSEILTADENQPEQNSSALGQHRKEGSMLNPVAPEFTPRRTPRSTDDHEMNEEQSMSGCSKFGGDIRKFAELRERQSELRKDSSQLLSTAVEDRFRSTEDSVGATQSTLQDTSQLAVGKKKPSGDQNLSESDGYPDGFEQ, from the exons ATGGAGTTAGCAGCATCAGAACTGGACTCGGCCGTGCCGCCGCTGCTTTACTACGCCTATCCCGGAGCTGTATTTTCGTTCTTTCTGGCGGCATCCCTTTATTCTGTGTGCACGCTGCACAATCTCAGGCATGAATGGCAACTGAAGGCGGAATCTTCAGGCCAGCAATATGTTGTTGGAGCCCTCTCAGTATTCAACTTGACCTATCTTGTGCAGCTTATCTGCCTAGTCGTCTTCAACAGCGCAGACGAGCAATGGCCACCAGCCGAGCACAGTGTTGTCGGGAACCTGTCTTGCTTACTGGTATTTGGTATCCAGATTTCCTGGCTATCCACTGCCACGGACCTCGTGTGGTATCCTTACCAAGGGGCTTGGATCATTGCATTGGCTTTTGAAACGACGCTTGGCGCTTTTGGTGCTGTTCAGTCGCATACGAGAACTTTGAGCCGCCATCATACCGTCGAGCTGGTATTGACAATCTTGCGATGCGcacttcttcttgttcttgtctTTTGGGCCTCTTTTTGGCGCTGTGTTCAGGCTGTTCATCATAGGTCAGATGAAGAACATCAGCCATTACTAACCGACGCTGCCAATGGGAGCGCGTCCGGCTATGGATCAACATCTGATACTGAAGCAGCGTCTGACGAGGAGGCAGAGTACAACTGGGAGCGGCGTGAGCGAGAGGCGAAAGAAATCATGGAGAAAAGATTGAAAGAAGGCGGCAACTGGTTTACATATGCCAAGGGATTCATG GTTCTCTTCCCTTATGTGTGGCCTGTCGGGAATCGTGTCCTACAACTTCGAGCCGCGACAGTGGGGTTATGCCTTCTGGGGTCCAATGTCCTGCATTTGTTGATTCCGAGACAGACGGGTATCATCATGGACAGCTTAGCTGCCAACAAAGAGGACAGTTCCAATAACCCCTGGGTTGCAGTGGCAGTATTCGCTGGACTGAGACTCGCAGCCTCTGACTCGGGTATCGAGCTTTTGCGCCAATGGCTTTGGATCCCCGTTCAGTACTATTCTCGTGATGCCATGACCCGAGCAGCGTACTCTCATATGATCCATTTATCAGCAGATTTTCACGATTCGAAAAGTTCTTCCGATATGATGTTAGCCATACATGGAGGCCACGCCGTCTCTAATGCAATAGAGAGCGTATTGCTCCAGGCGCTTCCAATGTTCATCGATATGTGTGTCGCTTTGATCTACCTGTCCGTCACGTTCGGTCCATACGAAGGTTTCATAACCCTAGCCACCGGAACCATCTttttcatcatggctggCAGATTAGTGGCCGAATCCAAGGCTGCAAGTCGGCACCGTGTGAATGCCCTATATCAGGAGCATTACGTTCGGCAATCAGGTTTGCAAGGTTGGCAGACAGTTAGCGCCTTTAATCAAATCGGCTTTGAAGATAATCGACACGCCAACGCTGTTACCAACAGGTGGCTTAGAGAGCAACAGTATATTCTGAGTTGGTATATTTCCATAGCTTTCCAGACGGTGGTTCTTACATGCGGTCTCCTGGCTAGTGCTTTTCTGGCAGTCTATCGAATCCAGAATGGAAAGGCATCCGCAGGTCAATTTGCAATGCTCTTGATGTACTGGTCACAACTGACATCACCGCTACAATTTTtcgccaaacttggcaagaGGATGAGTGACGACTTCATTGATGCAGAGAGACTTCTTGAAATCATGAAGACAAAATCTACAGTTGAAAATAAGAAAGGAGCAAGGCCATTGAAGTTTGTAGCAGGCAACGTTACATTCGATAATGTTACATTCAGCTATGATGGACAGAAAGGTGTTATTAAAGGAATTTCCTTCGAAGTTTCTGCAGGTGAGACTGTAGCGTTTGTTGGGGCAACCGGCGCTGGCAAATCTACCCTGCTGAAGCTCCTTGACCGATTTTACGATGTTACCGACGGAAGCATAAAAATTGATGGTCAGGACATCCGTGACGTGGATCTCTTTAG CCTTCGTGATCGAATTGGCATCGTTCCGCAAAACCCTATTTTATTTGACGATACCATAATGAACAACGTTCGATACGGAAGAATTACGGCTAGCGATGAAGAAGTATTTGACGCCTGCCGTGCAGCCTGTATACACGATAAGATCGTAGGCTTTACACAGG GCTATGAAACACGGGTTGGTGAACGTGGTGT AAAACTATCAGGCGGAGAGCTTCAGCGAGTAGCTATAGCGAGAGCAATCTTGAGACGGCCAGATATTGTCTTATTAGACGAGGCAACTAGCGCTGTTGACACCGACACTGAGCAGCAAATTCAACTATCATTCAGACGCCTCTGCCAAGGTCGTACCACGTTTGTTGTGGC GCACCGGCTGTCAACCATCATGAATGCCGATCGTATTGTTGTTGTAGAAAACGGTGAGGTTGTTGAGCAAGGAAATCATAGCAAGCTGATAGTGGCCAATGGACGATACGCGGATTTGTGGTCAAAGCAAGTCTTTATACGACCACGAGACAACCCCGACCCTGTAGACTTGATTGATGATAGAACGGCAGTGGTTGACGACCTGGCATCAGAACAAACCGCAACCGAATTGGGACAATCTGAAGGAACAGACTCAGATAGTGAGATACTGACCGCCGATGAGAACCAACCTGAGCAGAATAGCTCGGCTCTTGGACAGCATCGGAAAGAG GGATCCATGTTGAATCCCGTTGCTCCTGAATTTACTCCGAGACGTACTCCACGTTCTACCGATGACCATGAAATGAACGAAGAGCAAAGTATGTCGGGATGTTCGAAATTTGGTGGAGACATCCGCAAATTTGCCGAGTTGAGGGAGCGGCAATCAGAACTGCGGAAAGATTCATCGCAACTTCTAAGTACGGCTGTTGAAGATCGATTCAGAAGTACAGAGGATTCAGTAGGCGCTACCCAGAGCACTCTACAGGACACATCTCAGTTGGCGGtgggcaagaagaagcccagtGGTGACCAAAATCTTTCAGAGTCAGACGGCTACCCCGACG GCTTTGAACAATAG
- the Vps35 gene encoding Vacuolar protein sorting-associated protein 35, translating into MTTSAPPEDQARLLEDALVAVRQQTSLMRKCLDTPGKLMDALKCCSTLVSELRTSSLGPKQYYELYMAVFDALRYLSVHLRESHPVNHLADLYELVQYAGNIIPRLYLMITVGTAYMSIEDAPVKELMKDMMDMSRGVQHPIRGLFLRYYLSGQVRDFLPTSDSEGPEGNLGDSINFILTNFVEMNKLWVRLQHQGHSREREQRIRERKELQLLVGSNIVRLSQLVDLETYKTSILGPLLEQVVQCRDVLAQEYLLEVITQVFPDEFHLHTLDQFLGAVSRLNPHVNVKAIVIGLMDRLSEYADREGSKDKGPEQEKIEADALASLLEKVQLLKDAPPSSEAVPKPSTISQEDEDKQKHGEDDTPKHEGEGGTTAGDEASTVAESTAPSNAETETTAVNGQDSAGANVQLYEVFFTQVKNLVEAQHLPIQDIIALLVSLCNLALNNYPDRLDYVDQILAYAAQKTRENINNADLHSPGAQQSLLALLQAPLTRYVSIFTALSLPTYVPLFQCQSYPTRRVVAGGIIRTLLKDQTKITKTEQLENVLEIMSVLVKEGSQAPQGYLVASQRRPVETDETMEEQGWLARMVHLLQAEHNDTQFKLLQMTRKAYGEGNDRIRTTTPPLITACIKLARRLKAREHYDDNWETQSNALYKFIHSALSNLYTRVNGPGIAELSLRLFCSAGQTADMTGFEEVAYEFYAQAFTVYEEAVTDSKAQFQAVCVIASSLHQTRNFGKENYDTLITKCAQHGSKLLRKPDQCRAVYLASHLWWATPITSNGESEETELYRDGKRVLECLQRALRVADSCMETATSIELFVEILDRYVYYFDQQNESVTTKYLNGLIELIHSNLAGNQQESGSIETSKKHFHQTLENIRSRQYEGVVLYPS; encoded by the exons atgacgacgtcggcgcctcCAGAGGACCAGGCTCGCCTGCTTGAGGATGCCTTGGTAGCTGTGCGGCAACAGACATCCCTTATGCGCAAATGCCTCGACACTCCTGGAAAACTCATGGATGCCCTCAAATGCTG CTCTACCTTGGTCTCGGAGCTTCGCACGAGCAGTCTCGGCCCTAAGCAATATTATGAATTATACATGGCTGTCTTTGACGCTTTGCGCTATCTATCGGTCCATCTCCGGGAAAGCCACCCCGTCAATCACCTTGCCGATCTATACGAATTAGTCCAATATGCCGGCAACATCATTCCCAGACTATATCTTATGATTACGGTCGGCACGGCGTACATGTCAATTGAAGATGCGCCGGTCAAGGAGCTTATGAAGGATATGATGGACATGAGCCGCGGTGTTCAGCACCCAATTCGTGGACTGTTTTTGCGATATTATCTCTCTGGCCAAGTACGCGACTTTTTACCGACTTCTGACAGTGAAGGTCCGGAGGGTAACCTGGGCGACTCTATCAACTTTATTCTGACCAACTTTGTGGAAATGAACAAATTATGGGTACGCCTTCAGCATCAGGGCCACTCCAGAGAGCGCGAACAGCGCATTCGAGAGCGAAAGGAACTACAACTCCTTGTGGGAAGCAATATTGTGCGATTGAGTCAACTAGTCGATCTTGAGACGTATAAAACCAGTATCCTCGGGCCATTATTGGAGCAGGTGGTTCAGTGCCGCGATGTCCTAGCTCAAGAGTACCTTCTCGAGGTCATTACGCAAGTCTTTCCAGACGAGTTCCACCTCCATACCCTCGACCAATTTCTTGGTGCTGTATCGCGCTTGAACCCTCACGTTAACGTTAAAGCCATTGTTATCGGACTGATGGACCGCCTCTCTGAATATGCCGACCGAGAAGGATCAAAGGATAAAGGGCCCGAGCAAGAAAAGATCGAAGCAGACGCTCTGGCATCACTTTTGGAGAAGGTTCAGCTCCTGAAGGATGCACCCCCTTCCTCTGAAGCCGTCCCGAAGCCGAGTACCATCTCacaagaagatgaggataAGCAAAAACATGGTGAGGATGATACGCCCAAGCATGAGGGTGAGGGTGGAACCACAGCTGGAGATGAAGCGAGCACTGTCGCTGAGTCAACAGCGCCGTCCAACGCTGAAACTGAAACCACAGCCGTTAATGGTCAAGACTCGGCCGGCGCCAACGTTCAGCTCTACGAAGTATTCTTCACGCAGGTAAAAAATCTGGTGGAGGCCCAGCACTTGCCCATCCAAGATATCATTGCTCTCTTGGTTTCTCTCTGTAATCTCGCCCTAAACAACTACCCCGATCGATTGGATTATGTGGACCAGATTCTTGCGTATGCCGCACAAAAGACGAGGGAGAATATTAACAATGCCGACTTGCATTCTCCTGGGGCTCAGCAGAGCCTCTTGGCTCTGCTACAAGCGCCGTTAACACGATATGTATCCATATTCACGGCCCTTTCCCTCCCCACTTACGTCCCTCTCTTCCAGTGCCAGTCGTATCCCACACGTCGTGTTGTGGCTGGTGGAATCATCAGAACTCTCTTAAAAGATCAAACAAAGATCACCAAGACTGAACAACTAGAAAATGTTTTGGAGATCATGTCGGTCCTCGTCAAAGAGGGGTCCCAGGCACCGCAAGGCTATCTTGTTGCGTCACAACGTCGCCCGGTGGAAACGGACGAAACCATGGAAGAACAAGGCTGGCTGGCTCGAATGGTTCATTTACTACAAGCGGAACACAACGACACCCAGTTCAAACTACTGCAAATGACGCGCAAGGCATACGGCGAGGGCAACGATCGCATTCGAACCACTACTCCGCCTCTAATAACCGCTTGTATTAAGCTTGCTAGAAGACTCAAGGCCAGAGAACACTACGACGATAACTGGGAGACGCAGAGCAATGCTCTATACAAATTTATTCATTCAGCACTAAGTAATTTGTATACTCGTGTGAATGGGCCTGGCATTGCTGAGCTGTCACTTCGTTTGTTCTGTAGCGCTGGACAGACAGCTGACATGACGGGCTTCGAGGAGGTGGCATATGAGTTCTACGCCCAGGCGTTTACGGTCTATGAGGAGGCAGTGACAGATTCTAAGGCTCAATTTCAGGCGGTCTGTGTTATCGCCTCATCTCTTCACCAGACGCGGAATTTTGGCAAGGAGAATTACGACACTCTCATAACTAAATGCGCGCAGCATGGTAGCAAATTGTTGCGAAAGCCTGATCAATGCCGGGCTGTCTACCTGGCGAGTCATCTTTGGTGGGCTACTCCGATCACATCCAATGGCGAGTCAGAAGAAACAGAG CTGTACCGCGATGGTAAGCGAGTACTGGAATGTTTGCAACGGGCTCTTCGTGTAGCGGATTCGTGCATGGAAACTGCAACCTCGATTGAGCTTTTTGTCGAGATTCTGGACAGATATGTCTACTATTTTGATCAACAGAATGAATCG GTGACAACTAAATATCTCAATGGCTTAATCGAGCTCATCCACTCGAATTTGGCAGGCAACCAGCAAGAATCTGGTTCCATCGAGACAAGTAAGAAGCATTTCCATCAAACTTTGGAGAATATAAGGAGCAGACAGTACGAAGGAGTAGTACTTTACCCAAGCTGA
- the DAP1 gene encoding Damage response protein 1: MDYVGHRVVQEAAKEAASTTTPFTPLNLILLSVLVYTAVSTFSRSNTTAPIPRGPPPKVFRTYTPRTLLPFNGENGNPIFFAVRGRVFDVSNGRNFYGPGGPYSNFAGRDASRGLACHSFDTEMLTEDLDGPLDKLDGLGPSEMDALQGWEETFSGKYDIVGKLVSVADYNAGKAEGAQ; this comes from the exons ATGGATTATGTCGGACATCGTGTTGTGCAAGAGGctgccaaagaagccgcCAG CACAACGACGCCATTCACACCCCTCAACCTCATCCTCCTAAGCGTCCTCGTCTACACGGCAGTCTCGACCTTCTCGCGCTCCAACACGACGGCCCCGATCCCCCGCGGCCCTCCGCCCAAGGTATTCCGCACCTACACCCCGCGAACGCTGCTGCCCTTCAACGGCGAAAACGGCAACcccatcttcttcgccgtCCGCGGCCGCGTCTTCGACGTCAGCAACGGGCGCAACTTCTACGGCCCCGGCGGCCCGTACTCCAACTTTGCGGGTCGCGATGCCAGCCGCGGCCTGGCCTGCCACAGCTTCGACACGGAAATGCTGACGGAGGACCTGGACGGCCCGCTGGACAAGCTCGACGGTCTTGGACCCAGCGAGATGGACGCCTTGCAGGGCTGGGAGGAGACCTTCTCCGGGAAGTACGACATTGTTGGCAAGCTTGTGTCGGTTGCCGACTACAATGCCGGAAAGGCCGAGGGTGCGCAGTAG